A stretch of Methanosphaerula palustris E1-9c DNA encodes these proteins:
- a CDS encoding amidohydrolase family protein, which produces MSEETCCGRALIGEDLEERCVEISVLNGIIHRIEEVRAAPEIWICPSFFNAHTHLGDTIAMDCPAKGDLTDLVTPPDGLKHRLLRAASHQSLTCGMHQSIERMISAGIHGFADFREGGTEGVTALKEAATGLPCRPVILGRDGGEAVADGAGISSVRDCPDVEGTVSRSRIAKKLVAFHAGERDRFDVDRALSYNPDLLIHMTHATDRQLRKAADQGIPIAVCPRSNWMLGVTDSRDHPPLRRMIDAGCRVLLGTDNVMFVEPDLFSEMAFTSMIYQIDPRVLLHAAIDGALLTGSSPYIKEGSAAEFLLINTHNTSLIHSQDMVTSIVRRVDRSVLSNTLIKQKKE; this is translated from the coding sequence ATGTCAGAAGAGACCTGTTGCGGACGAGCACTGATCGGGGAGGACCTCGAGGAGCGGTGCGTGGAGATCTCAGTCCTGAATGGGATCATCCACCGGATAGAGGAGGTTCGTGCCGCACCTGAGATCTGGATCTGCCCGTCCTTCTTCAATGCCCACACCCATCTCGGCGATACGATCGCGATGGATTGTCCAGCAAAAGGCGATCTGACTGACCTGGTGACCCCGCCAGACGGGCTCAAGCACCGACTGCTCCGGGCGGCGAGCCACCAGTCGCTGACCTGTGGAATGCACCAGAGCATCGAGCGGATGATCAGTGCCGGGATACACGGGTTTGCCGATTTCCGTGAGGGCGGTACCGAGGGGGTGACCGCTCTGAAGGAGGCCGCGACAGGACTCCCGTGCCGACCGGTGATCCTCGGGCGGGACGGCGGGGAGGCTGTGGCCGACGGGGCAGGAATCTCAAGCGTCCGGGACTGCCCGGATGTCGAGGGAACGGTCAGCAGATCCCGTATAGCCAAAAAACTTGTCGCATTCCATGCAGGTGAACGGGATCGGTTTGATGTCGACAGAGCACTCAGTTATAATCCGGACCTGCTGATCCATATGACCCATGCCACCGATCGACAGTTGAGAAAGGCCGCGGACCAGGGGATACCGATCGCTGTCTGTCCGCGTTCAAACTGGATGCTGGGGGTCACCGACTCCCGGGATCACCCGCCGCTGAGAAGGATGATCGATGCCGGCTGCAGGGTACTGCTCGGGACCGACAATGTGATGTTCGTTGAACCTGACCTCTTCTCTGAGATGGCGTTCACATCGATGATCTACCAGATAGATCCGCGCGTATTGTTGCATGCGGCGATCGACGGAGCATTGCTGACCGGCAGTTCTCCTTACATCAAAGAAGGGAGTGCTGCAGAGTTCTTATTGATAAATACTCATAATACGAGTTTAATCCATTCCCAGGATATGGTGACGAGCATCGTGAGAAGGGTCGACCGGTCTGTTCTGTCCAATACTCTTATAAAACAAAAAAAGGAATAG
- a CDS encoding preprotein translocase subunit Sec61beta: MAKKKGGRLISSAGLVNYYESEDRRAIHIDPMIVIAVAAAVGVIIFLLNYLVK, encoded by the coding sequence ATGGCAAAAAAGAAAGGCGGACGGTTGATCTCATCTGCCGGTCTTGTCAACTACTATGAGAGTGAAGACCGCAGGGCAATCCATATCGATCCGATGATAGTCATAGCGGTGGCAGCCGCAGTCGGTGTCATCATCTTTCTCCTGAACTATCTTGTAAAATAA
- a CDS encoding coenzyme F420-0:L-glutamate ligase, whose translation MQPITVLPVEGLPLIRAGDNLEKMITDSIPLLDGDILVIASTVYSKAKGNTRDLSTIQPGAQAEHLAARNGEDPRFVQAVLDASEELILEEPFILSALTCGHIGVRAGVDHSNIEDGKVILLPSDPMGAAAEVQEQVQALTGRKIRVIITDTCGRSFRRGQTGHAIGWSGMTAIRDFRGDTDLFGHELAITEEAVIDEIAGFANFVMGESNNGVPVVVVRGCETWSGHDNLYFNRNEDLTRRALTSQAANEQKE comes from the coding sequence ATGCAACCGATCACCGTCCTTCCGGTGGAGGGCCTTCCTCTGATCAGAGCAGGGGATAACCTCGAAAAGATGATCACCGATTCGATCCCCCTTCTGGACGGCGACATCCTGGTGATCGCCTCGACCGTCTACTCCAAGGCGAAGGGAAATACCCGGGACCTCTCGACCATACAGCCAGGAGCACAGGCAGAGCATCTGGCAGCACGAAACGGGGAAGATCCCCGGTTTGTGCAGGCGGTGCTGGATGCATCAGAGGAACTGATCCTTGAAGAACCGTTCATCCTCTCTGCCCTGACATGCGGGCATATCGGGGTCAGGGCCGGGGTCGACCATTCCAACATCGAGGATGGAAAGGTGATTCTGCTCCCATCCGACCCGATGGGCGCCGCAGCCGAGGTGCAGGAGCAGGTGCAGGCACTGACTGGCAGGAAGATCCGGGTGATCATCACCGACACCTGCGGACGGTCCTTTCGACGCGGGCAGACGGGCCATGCGATCGGCTGGAGCGGGATGACCGCGATCCGTGACTTCCGTGGGGATACCGATCTCTTCGGTCATGAACTTGCAATCACCGAAGAAGCCGTGATCGATGAGATTGCAGGGTTCGCCAACTTTGTGATGGGCGAGAGCAACAACGGTGTGCCGGTGGTCGTTGTGAGGGGATGCGAGACCTGGTCAGGACACGACAACCTGTACTTCAACCGGAACGAAGATCTGACTCGAAGGGCGCTGACCAGTCAGGCTGCAAATGAGCAGAAGGAATAA